The genomic stretch TCAATAAATCTCGCTCTATCTTGCGCACTTCGAACACAAGCGTTTGTCTGTTTGTTTTTTAGCTGCTTCGCAGCTATGGCTGTGGATGCTCAATTAAGTAAATCATCAATAGCAGACCCACTAAGACAATAACTTGCCTTAGTAACCAACCAAAAAATTCTTCACTTAAAAATTTTATACTTTTTCACTGGCCAAACCTTTCTTTGTGTATATATTGCAGACATTATGATTCAATCAACATTTTGGAGCCGTTTGGCTCTGCATTCATTGGCTATTGTTGTTATTTCTTCAATCATTCCGGGTATTGAGCTTAATGGTATTTTAGCTGCTGTTGCAGCTGGTGCTGTTTTTGGTCTGGTCAACAGTTTTATTAAACCCTTGTTGGTCATCTTAACCCTACCGCTAACGCTACTTACCTTTGGTATTTTTCTTTTGGTGATCAACGGTTTAAGCTTTTGGCTGGTGGCTGGCTTGGTTAAAGGCTATTACATCAGCAACATTCTTTCTGCCATTGCCGGTGCTTTTTTAATGAGCTTATTCTCTATACTAATCAATGCCATGTTACAAAAACATGAACCTAAAAACATGCATGTGGGCTATTTTCGTTAAGTTTGGCTTTTAGCTTACTGCGCAAAAAAACGTTTAAGCAATTGATAAACCACTTGTATATCTTCCCGTTGAAAAATATTTTGTCTGGCTACAAAAATCAGCGGACGACTGATATTGAGTTTTTTATAATAACTAAAAGAAATGTTGAATGCCTTGCATACGCCTAAGGGAACAATGGCTTTAAAAAGTTTTTTTTGTGCCAAACGAACTATCGCCGCATAAGATTCTAAATAATGGTTGGGAATTAAACCCTGTTTACTAAGCTTTCTTTCAATGGATTGCATGGTTTCTGATGACTGCTCAATCCCCATTAAAGGCTTATCAAGGGTTGGATTAATCAAAACCATTGGCTCATCAAATAGCTTTTCAACTTGCATATCACCAACTTTATTTGCGCCCCCGGCACATAAACCAAACATATATTCACCCGAAATAACTCTATCTAAAACAACTGGGCTTCTGTGCGCGTGCGGCACAAGTTGCAAAGATATTTTTTTAGACTCGTTGACTGCTGACAGCAAATCTCCTCCCCAAGCAATTAAAATTGACTCTGAAAACCCCACCTGAATGTTTGTGCTAAGACTATTGGGCTGTGCATTTAAAATAGATCTAATGCTAAGCAAGTGCGGATAAACTTGATCCAGTAAAAGCCTTCCATCAGCAGTAATGTCAACATTGCGTCCATTTTTTTGAATGAGTTTTTTGTTGACCTGCCGCTCTAATATCGCAATACGTTTGCTGACTGTTGGCTGACTGACGCGCAAGGCCGTTGCTGCCTTATGCATGGTTTTGAAATCTGCCAAGGCTTTTAAGGTTTGAACATATTCAATCATTGATTACTATATATTATCATTAATTAAATACTATTCAATATATGAATCAAAGTACCGCACCATGAATTGATAAAAGACTTGATGCGCTTGACTGCTGTACTGATCTTGATGTTGGTTTAACCATATAAAATCCTTTAGACTTTTTTGAGTAGGGCAAATTTTTGTAACATGCAACATGCTTTGACGCCGCTTTTCATACACATAGTTGGGAACTACCCCAATCCCAATCCCATCAGAAACACATTGTAAAACCATCTCAGATGAGCTGGCAAAAAGTTTAATGTTGAGCTTAGATTTTCTTTTTTTATAATGCTGGTACAACCAACGCTTAAATAAAACATGTTTTGGAAAATAATCAACAATGGGTAATTCAATCAATGTATTGAGCTGTTCACATTCACTGGCAAAGCTTTTGGGAGTTATTAAAATCAAGTCTTCTGTGTATATTTTTTTAGTTGCAATTGACTTTACACCCTGGCTAGGAAAGATAGAAAAACATATATCCAAACGATTATCTTCTAACATAGTTTGCAGTTGACTAGGCGCTGCAAAGTGAAACTGCAAAACAATGTTTGGGTATAGGTCTTGAAATTTTTTTACAGCTCTACTTAAATGAGTTTTAGCAAAATCTTCATACGCACCAACTTTAACCATTCCTTTAATATTTACTTCACTTTTGGTTTCATACATTAAACTTAATGCTAATGAGTGCTGATAGTCCTTTAAACTTGCAAAAATATGTTGTGCCTTTTGCGTTGGATAAATTTTTTGCGACTTTCTTAAAAATAAACCATACCCTATCTGACTTTCCAAAATAGCCATGGCTTGACTTATAGCAGATCTAGATACATTGAGTTTTTCTGCTGCATCACTAAAGGACTTACTCTCCATCACCACAAAGAAAATATTTAATTTATTCAAATCAATCTTGTTAAGCATAACTTAACAAGTTGTTTATTATGTTTAGCTTTTCAAATCAAACAACAAACACTAATCTCAACAAAAATTAACGTAAGGAGTAAAAATGTCTTTTTCACAACAACTTAAACAAAGCATTGCTGGTTATCACTTACTTGAGCACCTCTTTTATCAAAAATGGACTGAAGGCCAGCTTAACCCTGAAACCTTGCAACATTATGCCAAAGAATACTACCAATATGTCAAAGCTTTTCCCCGCTATATCAGTGCCACACACTCTTTATGCGAAGACATCACCAAAAGAAAAGTGTTGCTTGAAAACTTAAATGAAGAAGAAGGCTCAATGGGCAAAGACCACCCGCAACTCTGGTCCGAATTTGCAACAGGTGTTGGTGCTAGTGAAGAAAGCTTACAGCAGCATACTGGTGGAAAAGCTATCAACCATGTTATTGATACTTTTTTTAAGTGTGCTCGCAGTTCTTACAGTGAAGGTTTAGCGTCCCTCTATGCCTATGAATATCAAGTACCCGAAGTGGCTAAAACCAAAATAGACGGTTTAAAAAAGTTTTATGCTATTGATGACGAAAAAAGTTTGGCATTTTTTAAAGTCCATCAAAGTGCGGATGTTATTCACAGAGAAGCTTGTGAAAATCTGCTTGATCAATTTTCCCCAGCAGAGCAAAACAAAGCTTTGCAAGCGGCAAAAAACTCAGCCAAAGCGCTATGGAACTTTCTAACAGAAATGAATGATTATGATGAGAAGCTGGCATGCTAAGCCAGTCTTCTTCATGCTTGACCTTGCATGATTTTCATTTTTGGGTGCATCTAGGAGATTCTGAACAAGAACGCTTTCATGCCCAAAAAGTGAGTGCAACTGTAAAAATTGCTTTTACCAACAACCCACTGGCAGAACAAACAGACAATCTAGATGATACCGTATGCTATTTAAAACTATGTCAGGCATTGCAAGCCGATGTTGATCAAAACCATTACGAACTGATTGAAAAATTATGTCGTAGTTTTTTTAATATTGTTTCACAGCATATTCCTAAACATTGTAAAGCTCAAGTAAAGCTCTTAAAACTCACACCTCCCATCAAGAACAGTTATAATAATGGCGTAAGCTATACCTGTGGAGATTGGATTGACTAACTGTTATATTGCCATCGGCTCAAACATGGAGCCAAGACAACAGTACTTTAATCAAGCTTTAGGCTTGTTAAAAAAAACCTGCGCTGTCACTTCTTCCATTAAAATTGCTCCAATTTATCAAACTCCAGCTGTGCTACCTACCAATGCTCCGGACCAGTGGAATCAACCTTATTTAAATACGGTGCTAAAACTATGCACCAAGCTTTCTGCACAAGAGTTAATTCTTCAAATAAAAAACATTGAAGCCAAACTAGGTAGAGACTTAAACTTAAAATGGGGGCCACGTCCCATTGATTTAGATATCTTATTTTTTGGGGACTCTATTGTTGAATCAGAACAACTTTCTATCCCTCATCCAAGGCTTCTTGAGCGTGATTTTGTTTTAAAGCCCTTGCTTGATATTCTTAATCCCAATGACATTCCAGAAAACTATGCTAGAGAAATCAAAAGAAAATCCAAATCTGTTCGTTTACCGGCATGGATGCATATTCTCAACCTCAGTCCTGACTCATTCTCCGATGGACAAGACTTTAATCCTAATCATTGTATTGAACAACTATGTTATATACAAAAGCATACAATTCAATATTTTGACATTGGAGCAGCCTCAACAAGGCCCAATGCCGCTATTGTTTCTCCACAGCAAGAAATAGAACGCATTAAACCCTTCCTTGAATTATGGAACTCTCACTTTAGTTCACAGCTGTTAAAACCAAGATTAAGCTTAGATACAATGCACGCCAAAGTTGTGCATCATGTTTTTGAACAGACAAGCTTGCATACCATTAATGATGTCAGTGGACTTAAAGACCCTGAAATGCCTAACCTACTCCAACAAAATAACTGTGACTATATCTTGATGCATAGTCTAAATGCACCCGTTGACCCAAACAATGTAATAGCAGAGGATATCTGCCCTGTTGTATTTTTAAAACAATGGCTTGATCAAAAACTAACATTATTGGATCAACATAACATTGATATTTTAAGAGTCATTTTTGATCCAGGTATAGGTTTTGGTAAAACTGCCAATCAATCTTTAAAAATCTTACAAAACCTGGATCAGTTTAATGATATCCCTTGTCGTCTTCTCATTGGCCACTCTAGAAAATCTTTTATGAAGTTATTCTCTGCGGCGGATGCCTTTGAAAGAGATTATGAAAGTGTAGGGATTTCTGTAGCACTTTCTCAACATCCGGTTGATATTTTTAGAGTTCACCAAGCCCCAAAACACCAAAGAGCATGGCTAGCTTCTCAACACACTAAAATACAACATATAACTTAGAGTAAAGCGAAGGGACAAGGGGTTTACTAAATATTGCTCCCCGTAGAACAAGCCTATAAAATTATGAACAAGCGCTTGCTTTTAATTTAACTTTTATATAGTTAGTGCATGTGGTTGAGCATGGACATAAAAAAAATAAAAAACTGAACATTGACCTTATTGGCATGTGTTGCTCAAGTTTGTGCGCAATTCATTGCTTGCTAACCCCCATTTTGTTGGTTTCATTACCCTCACTTGGACATTATTTTGAAAACCAATGGGTCCACATTGGTTTTTTTGTGGCTATGACGGCCTTAGCACTTTGGACAATTATAAGACATTACAAAATGCATCAATCCAAGTTCATTTTTTCTCTGCTTGTTTTGGGAATAGCTGTAACAGCTTTAGGCTTTTTTCCACCAGAAAGCTTTTCTCCTACACATCATCACCATCACAGCCATCCCCACAATCATATTTGGGAAGAAGTTTGTTTTATTATTGGCGGGCTAATGCTCTTTGTTGGTCACATCATGACCATTAGAAAATACAAATGTTGGGAAGGCCATTGCCATCAACATTAATCATTGTCTTTACTATCAATCTTTAATCAAAGCTTTAGCTTAAGAGCGCATATACAATGCATGCCATAATGTAGGCCAAAACCCCATAGCCAACAAAAACAGCCCACGCTTGCCATTTATTTTTTAACTCTTTGGCCAATACTGCAACCGTAGAAACACATTGTAAAGCCACCGCATAAAACACCAACAGAGCAATACCAGAGGCTAAAGAAAACCCGCTGTTTTGAATTTTATCACTTAAGCTTAATAAGTTTTCATCAGCAGACTCAATCCCAAAAATGGTTCCTAAGGTACCTACAAAGACTTCTCTAGCTAAAAATGAAACCAAAATAGCCACACCATATTTCCAATCAATTCCCAGAGGCTTAAAAACCGGTTCAAAAAAATGTCCTAAACTAGCCAAATAGGACTGCTCTAAGGATTCACCGTGATTAGGAAAATAACCTAAAGCCCAAACGATAACGGTTACCACAAAAATCATTGGCCCTGCCCCTGTTAAAAAAGACCACGCCGCTCTAAATGACTTTTGCAAAAGTGGTTTAAGGCCTGGAACTCGATATGGAGGCAATTCTAAAATAAAAGGATAGTCATCTGTACCTTTATTAGAAGAAAACTTATCAATTAATATGCCAATGAGCAAAGCCATCATGATACCAAAAGCATACAAAGCAAAAAACATGAGACCTCTTAAACCAAAAAAACCTGCCACTACTGCATTGGCTGGAATCAAGGTAACAATAAGTAAGCTATATACTGGCAAGCGCGC from Oligoflexia bacterium encodes the following:
- a CDS encoding phage holin family protein, whose amino-acid sequence is MIQSTFWSRLALHSLAIVVISSIIPGIELNGILAAVAAGAVFGLVNSFIKPLLVILTLPLTLLTFGIFLLVINGLSFWLVAGLVKGYYISNILSAIAGAFLMSLFSILINAMLQKHEPKNMHVGYFR
- a CDS encoding LysR family transcriptional regulator, whose amino-acid sequence is MIEYVQTLKALADFKTMHKAATALRVSQPTVSKRIAILERQVNKKLIQKNGRNVDITADGRLLLDQVYPHLLSIRSILNAQPNSLSTNIQVGFSESILIAWGGDLLSAVNESKKISLQLVPHAHRSPVVLDRVISGEYMFGLCAGGANKVGDMQVEKLFDEPMVLINPTLDKPLMGIEQSSETMQSIERKLSKQGLIPNHYLESYAAIVRLAQKKLFKAIVPLGVCKAFNISFSYYKKLNISRPLIFVARQNIFQREDIQVVYQLLKRFFAQ
- a CDS encoding LysR family transcriptional regulator: MLNKIDLNKLNIFFVVMESKSFSDAAEKLNVSRSAISQAMAILESQIGYGLFLRKSQKIYPTQKAQHIFASLKDYQHSLALSLMYETKSEVNIKGMVKVGAYEDFAKTHLSRAVKKFQDLYPNIVLQFHFAAPSQLQTMLEDNRLDICFSIFPSQGVKSIATKKIYTEDLILITPKSFASECEQLNTLIELPIVDYFPKHVLFKRWLYQHYKKRKSKLNIKLFASSSEMVLQCVSDGIGIGVVPNYVYEKRRQSMLHVTKICPTQKSLKDFIWLNQHQDQYSSQAHQVFYQFMVRYFDSYIE
- a CDS encoding CADD family putative folate metabolism protein, translating into MSFSQQLKQSIAGYHLLEHLFYQKWTEGQLNPETLQHYAKEYYQYVKAFPRYISATHSLCEDITKRKVLLENLNEEEGSMGKDHPQLWSEFATGVGASEESLQQHTGGKAINHVIDTFFKCARSSYSEGLASLYAYEYQVPEVAKTKIDGLKKFYAIDDEKSLAFFKVHQSADVIHREACENLLDQFSPAEQNKALQAAKNSAKALWNFLTEMNDYDEKLAC
- a CDS encoding dihydroneopterin aldolase — its product is MLSQSSSCLTLHDFHFWVHLGDSEQERFHAQKVSATVKIAFTNNPLAEQTDNLDDTVCYLKLCQALQADVDQNHYELIEKLCRSFFNIVSQHIPKHCKAQVKLLKLTPPIKNSYNNGVSYTCGDWID
- the folP gene encoding dihydropteroate synthase produces the protein MEIGLTNCYIAIGSNMEPRQQYFNQALGLLKKTCAVTSSIKIAPIYQTPAVLPTNAPDQWNQPYLNTVLKLCTKLSAQELILQIKNIEAKLGRDLNLKWGPRPIDLDILFFGDSIVESEQLSIPHPRLLERDFVLKPLLDILNPNDIPENYAREIKRKSKSVRLPAWMHILNLSPDSFSDGQDFNPNHCIEQLCYIQKHTIQYFDIGAASTRPNAAIVSPQQEIERIKPFLELWNSHFSSQLLKPRLSLDTMHAKVVHHVFEQTSLHTINDVSGLKDPEMPNLLQQNNCDYILMHSLNAPVDPNNVIAEDICPVVFLKQWLDQKLTLLDQHNIDILRVIFDPGIGFGKTANQSLKILQNLDQFNDIPCRLLIGHSRKSFMKLFSAADAFERDYESVGISVALSQHPVDIFRVHQAPKHQRAWLASQHTKIQHIT
- a CDS encoding MerC domain-containing protein codes for the protein MVEHGHKKNKKLNIDLIGMCCSSLCAIHCLLTPILLVSLPSLGHYFENQWVHIGFFVAMTALALWTIIRHYKMHQSKFIFSLLVLGIAVTALGFFPPESFSPTHHHHHSHPHNHIWEEVCFIIGGLMLFVGHIMTIRKYKCWEGHCHQH